The bacterium genome includes a window with the following:
- a CDS encoding extracellular solute-binding protein — MRRFIRFAGLIFALCTVFGCSKKDENTRTGDTVVAYVSEDQVFSEPILKDFERETGIKVKPVFDTEETKGTGVMNRLIAEQRNPQCDVYWANEPIRAEFLKQKQITIPYASPVASDIPAVFKEPNNFWIGFSARARVFIVNKEEAQEPQSVLDYTDARWKGKAVIANPLFGTTTVQMAALFSIWGEEKSKDFLQKLKRNGVKISTSNGESADLVSAGEHAFSLVDSDDAINRARQGKPVKMIYPDQDGIGCLLLPNAVMLIRGSPHPDLGKKLIDYLLSKETERKLAFADCAQIPLHRGIETPADVPRIENIRAMQVDYAHLAQKLQEIQPYLKEWVGY; from the coding sequence ATGAGACGGTTTATAAGATTTGCGGGCCTGATATTCGCGCTTTGTACTGTGTTTGGATGTTCCAAGAAAGACGAAAACACGAGAACCGGCGACACCGTTGTAGCGTACGTATCGGAAGATCAAGTTTTTTCCGAGCCGATCCTGAAGGATTTTGAACGCGAAACCGGAATCAAAGTAAAGCCGGTTTTCGATACTGAAGAAACAAAAGGGACCGGAGTGATGAATCGTTTGATTGCAGAACAAAGAAATCCCCAGTGTGACGTGTATTGGGCAAATGAGCCGATCCGGGCGGAATTTTTGAAACAAAAACAAATTACGATTCCATATGCTTCTCCTGTGGCTTCAGATATTCCAGCCGTATTTAAAGAGCCGAACAACTTTTGGATCGGCTTTTCCGCTCGCGCCCGAGTTTTCATTGTAAATAAGGAAGAAGCGCAAGAACCGCAGTCCGTATTGGACTACACCGACGCCCGGTGGAAAGGCAAGGCTGTGATCGCGAATCCACTTTTCGGGACCACAACCGTTCAGATGGCTGCACTGTTTTCCATCTGGGGTGAAGAGAAGTCAAAGGATTTTTTGCAGAAATTGAAGAGGAACGGCGTGAAAATTTCTACAAGCAACGGCGAAAGCGCTGACCTGGTTTCCGCAGGCGAGCATGCTTTCAGTCTTGTCGATAGTGACGACGCCATCAACAGAGCAAGACAAGGCAAGCCGGTGAAAATGATTTATCCCGATCAAGATGGAATTGGTTGCCTGCTTTTACCCAACGCAGTGATGCTGATTCGAGGCAGTCCTCATCCGGATTTGGGTAAGAAACTCATCGACTACTTGCTATCCAAAGAAACGGAAAGGAAGCTGGCTTTTGCTGACTGTGCGCAAATTCCGCTTCATCGAGGCATCGAAACTCCCGCCGATGTCCCACGCATTGAAAACATTCGCGCAATGCAGGTCGATTACGCTCATCTGGCACAGAAGCTCCAGGAAATCCAACCATACCTAAAGGAATGGGTTGGATATTAA
- a CDS encoding iron ABC transporter permease — MLPQQAILSSQNISLSLTIVVLIVTGFAPVLAVFAQSFIEDGHITLANYIEVFSSTNQWRLLRNSILLSLTVALTTAVLGIPLGILMGKTNLPFRKFFLPLFVLPFVLPPFFFGLGWFHILNRQGLLAHFLWDNSFFFGFGGCVLVLTTVFLPIVILLTIAFLRTIPSSLEEAVRLIAGWKVVLLYISLPLIRAGLIFATTLVFLLTLGEVTVPMFLRYDVFAARSLTQFAAFYDFGTATAAAVPLCLVALLVIIIERTSLEGRIDPADTSYAAKDLVIDLKFGRLPSLLLVLLLCCVILAPLLAIVLRAGTLSNYVEALRQTQDSLFRSLFFALTGATLLIVTGFFAGYLILKKRSRLWPWVDSFTIFLFALPGPVIAIGLISMWNHPTVAWVYSSPVVILLGYTAQYIALTSRISAASIARISQSMEEAAQMAGASWMRRIMQITVPLAAPGLIAGWLIAYIFCMKETAITMMVYPPGSDNLTVRILTLMANSPEEQVAASCVLLISITAIPLMLLFAVRKRKLE; from the coding sequence ATGTTGCCTCAGCAAGCAATACTGAGCTCACAAAACATTTCCCTTTCATTAACTATAGTTGTGCTGATCGTTACCGGATTTGCTCCCGTTCTCGCTGTCTTCGCGCAGAGCTTCATTGAGGATGGCCATATCACTCTGGCGAACTACATAGAAGTATTCTCATCAACCAATCAATGGAGACTGCTAAGGAATTCAATTCTTCTTTCGCTCACCGTTGCGCTGACTACGGCTGTGTTAGGCATCCCTCTTGGAATCTTAATGGGGAAGACCAATTTGCCGTTTCGAAAATTTTTTCTGCCGCTTTTTGTTCTTCCTTTCGTCTTGCCACCGTTTTTTTTCGGCCTCGGTTGGTTTCATATACTCAACCGGCAGGGGTTATTAGCACACTTTTTATGGGACAATTCCTTTTTCTTTGGTTTCGGTGGATGCGTTCTCGTCCTGACCACTGTTTTTCTGCCGATCGTCATATTGCTGACGATTGCATTTCTCAGAACCATACCTTCCAGTCTGGAAGAAGCTGTACGGTTGATTGCAGGATGGAAAGTTGTGCTCCTTTATATATCGCTGCCGCTGATCAGGGCCGGATTGATTTTTGCAACGACGCTGGTTTTTCTTCTGACGCTGGGAGAAGTGACGGTACCAATGTTTCTCCGGTACGATGTATTTGCTGCAAGATCACTTACTCAATTTGCTGCGTTCTACGATTTTGGAACTGCTACTGCTGCTGCAGTCCCCCTTTGTTTGGTTGCTCTTCTCGTAATCATTATCGAGAGAACAAGCTTGGAGGGTAGAATCGATCCGGCCGACACTTCTTATGCCGCAAAGGATCTGGTTATCGATTTAAAATTCGGCCGGTTGCCCTCGCTGTTGCTTGTCCTACTGCTTTGCTGCGTGATATTGGCCCCGCTCCTCGCAATCGTGCTTAGGGCCGGTACACTGTCTAATTATGTAGAAGCGCTCCGACAAACTCAGGACAGCCTGTTTCGGAGTTTGTTTTTCGCACTGACCGGAGCAACTCTTTTGATTGTGACAGGTTTTTTCGCGGGATATCTCATTCTAAAGAAAAGATCGCGACTCTGGCCGTGGGTTGATAGTTTTACAATTTTCCTGTTCGCGTTGCCTGGACCCGTGATCGCAATCGGACTGATCAGCATGTGGAACCATCCCACAGTTGCGTGGGTCTACAGCAGCCCCGTTGTAATTCTTTTGGGATACACGGCCCAGTACATCGCTCTGACTTCACGAATTTCCGCGGCATCGATTGCGCGCATCTCACAATCCATGGAAGAGGCGGCGCAAATGGCCGGAGCATCCTGGATGCGCAGGATCATGCAAATCACGGTTCCTCTGGCCGCACCAGGATTAATAGCAGGATGGTTGATCGCCTACATTTTCTGCATGAAAGAAACGGCCATCACCATGATGGTTTACCCACCAGGCAGCGATAACTTAACAGTCCGGATTCTCACTCTAATGGCCAACAGTCCTGAAGAACAGGTTGCAGCTTCTTGTGTCCTGTTAATTTCAATAACAGCCATCCCTTTGATGTTGTTGTTTGCTGTTCGAAAAAGGAAGCTGGAATGA
- a CDS encoding ABC transporter ATP-binding protein, protein MILFENVSKSFAQNGAVQHISFEIERASRAAFFGPSGSGKTTLLRLIAGFLTPDRGLIRINGQVVSADGRIFIEPEHRGISMVFQDLALWPHMTVRENISFPLKARGASRMETDSRVREMLRMVQLEDKIDRKPSELSGGEKQRVALARALVTRPKILLMDEPLSSLDFELNAQLRKEILRLQEEFQFTLIYVSHNREEVLALAQQIFLIRHGSIFLTGSTDEIRHYLERLA, encoded by the coding sequence ATGATTCTGTTTGAGAATGTCTCCAAATCTTTTGCGCAAAACGGAGCGGTTCAACATATTAGTTTCGAAATTGAAAGGGCGAGCCGCGCAGCTTTCTTTGGACCTTCCGGCAGTGGAAAGACGACATTGCTCCGGCTAATAGCAGGCTTCCTTACGCCTGATCGCGGATTGATCCGGATCAATGGGCAGGTTGTTTCAGCAGATGGCCGGATCTTCATCGAACCTGAACACCGCGGAATCAGCATGGTTTTTCAGGACCTGGCACTTTGGCCTCACATGACCGTGCGGGAAAATATTTCTTTTCCATTAAAGGCACGAGGCGCTTCGCGTATGGAAACTGATTCGAGGGTCAGAGAAATGTTGCGAATGGTGCAACTGGAAGACAAGATCGACCGAAAACCATCCGAACTGTCCGGTGGAGAAAAACAGCGGGTTGCATTGGCACGTGCTCTTGTTACTCGCCCGAAGATTTTACTGATGGACGAGCCCTTATCGAGTCTGGACTTCGAATTGAATGCGCAACTCAGAAAAGAGATTCTCCGTCTTCAAGAGGAATTCCAATTTACTCTGATTTACGTATCCCACAATCGCGAAGAGGTTCTTGCGCTTGCCCAACAAATTTTCCTGATCCGTCATGGCAGCATCTTTCTCACCGGCAGTACCGATGAGATCCGTCATTACCTGGAACGATTAGCTTAA
- a CDS encoding amino acid racemase, with protein MATLGIIGGTGPESTIEYYRQIIAAYQEQKKDGSYPSIIINSIDLKKMLELIGANQLTEVTQYLLTEIIKLAKAGADFGLLASNTPHIVFNELAAQSPIPLISIVEAARDAVHAAGFDKVGLFGTRFTMEGTFYAKVFTSSNITLVVPNEHDRTYIHDRYMNELLNGKFLPETRSDLLSIVTRLKEETGIQGLVLAGTELPLILRDKTYQGISFLDTTQIHVKRAVAKML; from the coding sequence ATGGCAACGTTAGGAATTATCGGGGGTACAGGTCCAGAATCCACGATTGAGTATTACCGGCAAATTATTGCAGCCTACCAGGAGCAAAAGAAAGACGGAAGTTATCCATCGATTATTATCAACAGCATTGACCTGAAGAAGATGCTGGAATTGATCGGCGCTAACCAGCTGACGGAAGTAACCCAGTATCTATTGACCGAAATTATTAAGCTTGCGAAAGCCGGCGCCGATTTCGGGCTGTTGGCTTCGAACACTCCTCACATTGTATTTAATGAGCTCGCAGCGCAATCTCCCATACCATTAATCAGCATTGTTGAGGCCGCCCGTGATGCTGTCCATGCTGCTGGTTTTGACAAGGTGGGTTTGTTCGGAACACGCTTTACAATGGAAGGGACATTCTATGCGAAAGTCTTCACATCCAGCAATATCACTCTGGTTGTTCCAAACGAGCACGACCGGACATACATCCATGATAGATATATGAATGAATTATTAAATGGAAAGTTTCTACCTGAAACGCGAAGTGACTTGCTTTCGATTGTAACCAGGTTAAAGGAAGAAACCGGTATTCAAGGATTGGTATTGGCAGGAACCGAGCTTCCTTTGATCCTCCGGGATAAAACTTATCAGGGCATTTCGTTCCTTGATACGACTCAGATTCACGTAAAGCGTGCAGTCGCCAAAATGCTGTAA
- the crcB gene encoding fluoride efflux transporter CrcB — translation MQKLIIAGIGGFIGSACRYWLSLATYRVLGQDFPYGTLVVNVMGSLLIGFLMALFEERFVISANFRIFLTIGILGGFTTFSTFSYETVELLREGSYQTGMINILSTVFICLGATWLGSVIGKLI, via the coding sequence TTGCAGAAACTGATTATTGCGGGGATCGGAGGATTTATAGGTTCAGCCTGCCGGTATTGGCTTTCACTGGCAACTTATCGTGTTCTCGGCCAGGATTTTCCCTACGGCACCTTGGTTGTGAACGTAATGGGATCCTTGCTGATTGGATTTTTAATGGCTCTGTTTGAAGAACGGTTTGTGATTAGCGCCAACTTTAGAATTTTTCTTACGATCGGAATCCTTGGAGGCTTCACCACGTTTTCAACGTTCAGCTATGAGACAGTAGAATTGCTTCGTGAGGGCAGCTATCAAACAGGCATGATCAATATTTTATCGACAGTATTTATTTGCCTAGGAGCAACATGGCTTGGATCCGTAATTGGCAAATTAATATGA
- a CDS encoding DUF190 domain-containing protein yields the protein MRLAGEAKLLRIFVGERDQVAHKPLYEVIVHRAKEAGLAGATVLRAVEGFGAGSVIHKAKLLELSEDLPFVIEIVDAEQKIKDFLKTIDDLFDQANAGGLITMEKVEIIKYTPPKK from the coding sequence ATGCGGCTGGCTGGTGAAGCGAAACTACTTAGAATTTTTGTGGGAGAACGTGACCAGGTTGCACATAAACCTCTATATGAAGTGATTGTGCATCGTGCGAAAGAGGCTGGATTGGCCGGAGCAACCGTGTTGCGTGCCGTTGAAGGATTCGGCGCGGGAAGTGTGATTCACAAAGCAAAGCTTCTTGAACTCTCTGAAGATCTTCCTTTCGTCATCGAGATCGTAGACGCGGAACAAAAAATTAAAGACTTTCTCAAAACGATCGACGATTTATTCGATCAAGCCAATGCGGGCGGACTCATAACCATGGAAAAAGTAGAAATCATAAAATACACGCCTCCAAAAAAGTAA
- a CDS encoding DUF4198 domain-containing protein: MKKIGIVAFSLLFSIHGMTHDLFLRPASFVLAGPGELKLSMWLSEAFPGKEQKWRSDKTVSTIVKGPGGLQKIPNVPDASATVSLKQTGTYVIGWEATPSYIKIDALTFNKYLEAEYKSALHMRKQRGEEQKEGTEKYFRYLKSIVQVGAQRTDDPKQPVGHKIEFIPLSNPYEVHAGNSLEFQLLFEGKPLSDAKAFATYDTFSREHDVYAQTVESGPDGKLKIQIDQPGLWMVRANHILPLATDSKAEWVSYWANVTFEIAK, from the coding sequence TTGAAAAAAATAGGAATCGTTGCCTTTTCACTTTTGTTTTCAATCCATGGAATGACCCATGATCTGTTTTTGCGCCCCGCTTCTTTTGTTTTAGCCGGGCCGGGTGAATTAAAGTTAAGCATGTGGCTCTCCGAGGCCTTTCCGGGAAAAGAGCAAAAATGGCGTTCCGACAAAACTGTTTCCACGATTGTAAAGGGACCTGGAGGACTCCAGAAAATACCAAATGTTCCTGATGCTTCAGCGACAGTTTCTCTAAAACAAACTGGAACTTACGTCATTGGCTGGGAAGCAACTCCGTCTTACATAAAAATCGACGCCCTAACTTTCAATAAATATCTGGAGGCGGAGTATAAAAGCGCCCTGCATATGCGAAAACAGCGAGGCGAAGAGCAAAAAGAGGGGACAGAAAAATACTTTCGATATTTAAAGAGTATTGTTCAGGTTGGAGCTCAGCGAACGGACGATCCGAAGCAACCAGTAGGTCATAAAATTGAGTTCATTCCGCTTTCAAATCCGTATGAAGTCCACGCGGGAAACTCGCTTGAATTTCAACTTCTCTTTGAGGGTAAACCACTCTCTGATGCAAAAGCATTTGCTACTTACGATACGTTTAGCAGGGAGCATGATGTCTATGCGCAAACAGTAGAGAGTGGTCCCGATGGGAAACTCAAGATTCAGATAGACCAACCCGGACTCTGGATGGTCCGGGCAAATCATATTCTTCCACTTGCCACAGATTCAAAGGCTGAATGGGTCAGTTATTGGGCCAACGTGACATTCGAAATCGCGAAATGA